From Oryzias melastigma strain HK-1 linkage group LG17, ASM292280v2, whole genome shotgun sequence:
CAAGACTTGTATGTAATATTACACATAGATTGAAATGTATCAGtcctttattttttggattttgacaaTTGTGGCTTATAGatgacaaaaacttaaaaatgtgttttcttaggtaattaaaatatataaaaacattcataGACAATATATACATAACTAAATCATCCCAAAGTATCTCAATTATCAACAAATGTAAGCATATGTTGAAATACAATTCCAGATATTTATCATATTGTGCTCTAATTTCACCTTATATTAGAAATTTGAGgcaataattataaaaactCACTGCAGTCTTTATTTATACTTGTGCCATTAGAACGATTCATAAAGCTGGTTATCTTGAACATACAAATgcgttatttttttcagtataaaatccttaaattgtATGAccttgtaaaatttaaaatagcaCAACTATGTACAAAGCCAGCAATAATAAACTcccttcaagttttcaaaaaaatcgTTTATTTTATGAGTAGAACCTTACAAATTGAGGGAATGTAGTCAATTCAAAATTCAGATGGTGAGAACCACAAGAAAAAGcttttgtgtctctgtgtgtatGGGTAAAATTATGGAACGGGCTGTCCAAGGGACTTATACCagtttttacacataaaaaaatacaaagaactttttattttacaatatacGAGATCAAAGATTTGTGATGATTTtaggggtgtttttttttaggtgtgtgAACGCACATGTAATGTGAGGATGTGAAGAGTGATCTGTATATGTCTCAAAATGTATGAGTGTTTATGCATTTCTGTATATACACCCAAAGGCTTGTCAAAATGTACAGTGAGTTTATGCAATAATACTGTGCATATTCTTCtcaaaaattataaactgtAACAACCTTACGAGAACAAAGTGATAACTGGACTGTGGTGAGATTATATAGATTTCTTTGACCCACCCTCTTTCAAACTGAGACAGAAAGTTATTTATGCAAATGGAAACTCTACATTCCCTTTATATTATGATGACACACTCACTTTTGACAGTAtaattgcaacaaaaatgctgttttgaattGAACATATGCATATCTTtatttggactttttctttttaattaaacaaaatgtatttatttttctgtttgaaatacaTTATCTATCTATAGATCAGACTTCAGAATCAGGATCTCCACACAGCTTGTTAACAGACAAAATTGTTAAGTGCTTGACTCATTTTGACTTAGGCTTCTCTCCTCTGTGAGTTCCCATGTGTGTTTTAAGACTTGATGCACGACTAAAACTTTTGCCACACTCTTCACAcataaaaggcttttctcctgtgtgagttctcatatGTGATTTGAGATTAAACATATTACTAAATCTTCTATCACAATCTTCACAAGAAAAAGgcctctctcctgtgtgagttctcatgtgtttcTTGACACTAGATGAATGACAAAAACTTACACCACATTCTTCAcaagtaaaaggcttctctcctgtgtgagttttcatgtgtgatttgagattATACATTCGggtaaaacttttatcacattctttacaaggaAAATACTTCTCTCTCGTGTGAGTTTTCATGTGTGAATTGAGATGAGATACAccactaaaacttttatcacattctttacaagaaaaatgctttttttctgcgtgagttctcatgtgtgatttgagattATACTTTTGggtaaaacttttatcacatacTCTACAAGAGAAAGCCTTCTCTCCCGTGTGAGTTTTCATGTGTGACCTGAGATTAGATGCatcactaaaacttttttcacattctttacaaaaaaaggggttttttctgtgtgagttctcatgtgtgatttaAGATAGGTTGAACGACTAAatcttttgtcacatttttcacaagtaaaaggcttctctcctgtgtgagttctcacgTGTGATGTGAGATTAGACATATTACTAAATCTTCTATCACATTCTCTACAAGAAAAaagcttctctcctgtgtgagtacTCATGTGTTTCTTGACACTAGATGAATGACGAAAATTTGCATCACATACTTTacaggaaaaaggcttttctcctgtatgaattctcatgtgtgatttgagattATACATTTGGGCAAACCTTTTATCACATACTCTACAAGAGAAAGCTTTCTCTCccgtgtgagttctcatgtgtgaccTGAGATTAGACGCatcactaaaacttttttcacattctttacaagaaaaaggcttttctcctgtatgagttctcatgtgtatcTTGAGATTAGATGAATAATGAAAACGTGcgtcacattctttacagtaaaaaggcttctctcctgtatgagttctcatgtgtgttttaagatGATACATTTGggtaaaacttttatcacattctctACAAGAAAATgacttctctcctgtgtgagtatTCATGTGCATCTTGAGACTAGATGAATAACGAAAACTTGCATtacattcttcacaggaaaagggcttttctcctttatgaatcatcatgtgtgatttgagattATACATTTGGGCAAACCTTTTATTACATACTCTACAAGAGAAAGACTTCTCTACTGTGTGAGTTTTCATGTGTGACTTGAGATTAGATTTatcactaaaacttttatcacatcttttacaagaaaaaggcttttctcctgtatgaattaTCATGTGTGCTTTGAGATAAGATGTTTGACCaaaacttttaccacattctttacaagacaAAGGCCTCTCTCTGAAATGAGTTCTCTTAAAGTTTTTTCGGAGTCACACTgactttctgacatgtgagagctcTCAATGTTTCGGACACGACTTCTGATTCTTCTCTTCCTGTGATCTTTGTTCTGTGACTCCGTCTCTTCATCTGTAGTTGATGATGATGACTCTTGATGTTGActttcttcttcatcctgactacTAGTTATATTAAAGCTGTGCTGATTGTTTAGATCTGTTTCACTCTGTTCATAAGTAGGAGCCTCCATCGACGTATACAtttcctgcttcagatcaagctgctTCTCATACTGACTGATGAAGAACCCTTCTTCCTCCATCATCTTTGGAAGTTCTggatcttcctcttcctctttaatctgtggaggttctggttcttcttgcATCCCTTCAATCTGTGGAGATTCTTGTTCCTCTTGTGTCTCTTCAATCTGTGGAGATTCTGGATCCACTCTGGACTTTCTCCGTTGATCACAGAGATCCTCCTTTCCACTCACATAATGCTGGGGGAGGACTAcagggaaacaaaaacaacaaggatcctgtttatttttacacttaGATGTGTACCATTAAGTACCAATAAAGATTAAATTACCTCAGTCAGAACCcctacagttaaaaaaaaataaaaaaataatactaaaaaagtACTTCCTTTTTTGGCCATTCGTTGTCAAAGTCtgactccaatcatcttttgatcctgTGGTCATTTAACAATGATCATTTCACTTTCAGCCAAAagcaaaaacctgtgttgttttttcaacCCTCATGCtcccttatggggtccagatgaccccatttttaatgtgaacatgTCTAGGATAGAACAAAGGCTAGGGCATACTTTCTGCAGAATGGCTGTAGTTTaccagaaattcacctctaagttgtgggcagtATGCCTGCCCCTATTTGACAACATCCCGCTATTTACATTCtccccctcacaacccaaacctaacattatcagtgcaacaaaaatggcaagacatattggagttatccagctgtacagttttaagccagataccagctcagatgaagagaACAAAGatgtgcatggatctatttgtctgcaagtggatgtatcggaTTGGAGGGGGCAAGGATCTTGCCGCCCGCTGATTGTAACATCTTTGTAAccgctacaagctttttccaactgcattttttttttatctgctctgcGCAGAGCTGAAGGAAGAGTTACTGTTGCAGTTAGATTAATACATACCAACAACATATAGCcttggatgcacttaaaatatgtgtggacaatgcagcaatgtaCATCTTGGCTGAATGAAAATTCACAGGACTGCTTGATAGGGATGCAGTACCAAAACTGGTAATGTTGGGTAACGGTGCCCTGTCACCAATTTGTAATGGGCCGATACATTTCGGCCTTAACGGTGTTGCTTAAAGGTGCTGCCACATGCCGTACTTTGTTTTGATGTGGCTTAAGAAGACGAGTCGCTTCTAGACGGTCCGGATGTCTAGACATCTAGTACGCTGTTGTTTCAAGAGGTGTGTATGCTAGCAGTACATACGTGGAGCATGCGACTTAAGTGTTCTTTATCAAAGATAAGGGCatgatattttaataaaagaggaaggaagtaaaaaagtaataaagtaaaagtaataaaaaggaAGGGGGAAATGAATACGGAAACCAGCACTGTAGCAATGATCATTGATCAACATGCTGAACTTTAATATTGTgccctaataataataaattatcggACATAACGGGTCTGAAATTCACTTTGTTTAGTGGGGGGGTTGCCCCTTTAGTTGTTTCTTCCAGGGGGATTTAAACAATTAGAGGGAGATATTACTTATGAACTTGGCTACAGATCTTTTGTTGCCCTACTCATATCTCATAATAATACatagttttaatttgatgtaCTCTCATAATAATTATACATGGTTGTTTTGCTCTTTCCCTGTTTTGACTCTAACAACACAGGGTTAAAGGAGAGAAATATTTGTCAACATAAAGCACCATCTAGGAAGAAATTCTCCCACTTTGGAGATTCATCTATATGCTTACCTCAGACAACATTCTGACTCTATTTATCTTCTTCCCCACTGGTTGTTGAGGCTGGATCAGTGTTCATCTCTTCTCTCACGCATGCTCATCTTTGCCTGTTCTTAGTATCATCCAGTGCTTGTTTCTTCACAGTAGtaattttgttgaaataaaatatgagaaaaaaaaactgctcatGTGACCTCCGTCTTTaccctcacaaccctaagctaacattacagtGCAACAAACAGTGAGAAATGTCGGTGCTGTcaagttgtacagttttgatccagattccatctTAATAAAGTTAATAGAAGGCGGATTCATGCCTGTTATtagatttataaaatacagcttttataaatgtcctatgAATTACTGCTGATgcagctcgttagcattagcttggAAACAGCTTATTAGCAGCAAGAGCGGAGAGCGNNNNNNNNNNNNNNNNNNNNNNNNNNNCTAAATGTAAATCGTCTGAAACAAAAGATTTGAATTAATCGGTAATATCGATATATCGTCCAGCCCTATCGACTAGCAAATCAGTTATAGATCATTTCAATAATCAACAGTtgcgattaatcgactaattgtAGCAGCCCTATTTGTGACTTTGGCGGTTGTGACTTTGGACCGATTTCACAGCTTTGTGAAAGGCACAAGTCCCCGAAACCACCCGAAACATTGAGGAAACATGATGAGATGCTCAGAATTTGTTGATATGGACCCGAGTCCTACACGGTACATCaccgaggtgaagttagttttattttggacatttgGCAGACATTCGCTCCTGGAACACTGCAGCACTCGATCCGAAAGAAGAATCAGTCTAGCAGGTTGAACTAGCAAGATGTGTTGGTAAACATCTTCATATAAATTTAgggactgttaaaaaaaaatcaagtacaATTTTAAAGTGAATGTTTGCGTTTTTCTTAATAACTCTTACGTTTTTGGACCAAATCATACCAATTCACTTTGTAATAGTAGAACTAAGAACTatcatt
This genomic window contains:
- the LOC118599909 gene encoding gastrula zinc finger protein XlCGF8.2DB-like; its protein translation is ITHENSHRKNPFFCKECEKSFSDASNLRSHMKTHTGEKAFSCRVCDKSFTQKYNLKSHMRTHAEKKHFSCKECDKSFSGVSHLNSHMKTHTREKYFPCKECDKSFTRMYNLKSHMKTHTGEKPFTCEECGVSFCHSSSVKKHMRTHTGERPFSCEDCDRRFSNMFNLKSHMRTHTGEKPFMCEECGKSFSRASSLKTHMGTHRGEKPKSK
- the LOC112144377 gene encoding troponin T, fast skeletal muscle; the encoded protein is MSSLQSLREFISERLAAAAEEIFRQFEGTIVQYEQELCRQRRLLDICWKPQLQLHHTVLPQHYVSGKEDLCDQRRKSRVDPESPQIEETQEEQESPQIEGMQEEPEPPQIKEEEEDPELPKMMEEEGFFISQYEKQLDLKQEMYTSMEAPTYEQSETDLNNQHSFNITSSQDEEESQHQESSSSTTDEETESQNKDHRKRRIRSRVRNIESSHMSESQCDSEKTLRELISERGLCLVKNVVKVLVKHLISKHT